The Arachis duranensis cultivar V14167 chromosome 9, aradu.V14167.gnm2.J7QH, whole genome shotgun sequence genomic sequence AAAGGTTGGCCAACTGAAGGAGAGGCACCCATCTGAAGTTGGGGAGAGGGTTGAAGTTTGCAAGCAAATCAGtaatgaaaattttattgagattattttatttatttatttattttttacttgatAATTATGTCTTTATATTGAACTACAAATTTTCttctaataatattattaatacatATTAAACCTGAAACACAACACAATGAATTGATATCTTTTTTTATGACTAAACACAATTGATTTAGGTAGACGGTAAAATATTTATCATCAcgtatttttaactttttatataattttttaatattattaatgaaAACGATTGGATTGtacatatttttgaaatatacATTGTACATATATTTAGTGATTCTTTCTTCCAAATGGTTTTAGGTGGAAATGAGCCCAAGATGGCAGCAGGGGAAGCTTAGAGAATTTTGCAAGCAGAAAGGAATCCATGTGAGTGCATGGTCACCATTAGGAGCTTACAGAGAATTCTATGGTATAAATTCCGTTATGGACAATCCAATCCTTAAGGACATAGCCAATTCAAGACACAAGAGTGTGCCTCAAGtccttaatatatttatttcttaatttttttattaaggttataaatttataaacttacTTTATAGTGTGAACTCttaatactattttattttttcagtaACTATGTttatttctcctttttttgttttctcaaaGTATTTGTCTATGTTAATGCTTatctttttgtaaaaaaaattaagatgatgtatatttatcttttattaaatatctcttcttaatttaaaattaaaaaatagaacaaaattaattaagataactttaaattttttattattttagagaaTTTATGGTGAAGAACAGATGAAGTGCACCAACAAAATAGACCTGATATTAAAATTGTTACCTTGTatgatgagaaagaaaaagataggaGGAGGAAGTTGAAGAAGTCATTATGATCAAAGAAGGCAACATCACATATATgtaatatacataaatataaatttgttGTATTTATGTGGATTTGTTTctacctttattttttttaatacatatatataatatacataaatataaatttatttatatttagaatCCATTTTCCATTTTATGTTTATAGGATTTCTATTTTGctttcattttgattttcaataattgttgacATTCGATCctattaaataattatctattttttattatttatatattttttttaattagaattatatttgaaaattaaattttaatagtgaTATATGCgaaatttagttaaaatttataaataggaAACAGCAATAGCGACTGttttagcgaccgattttgaaattttgaagttAGTTATTAGAGACTAATTTAGCGACCGAAATATTAGCGACTGATTTAACAACTGAAATATTGATCACCATTTAGTGACCGAAAACCTTAGCGACTAATTTAGCGATCGAAATATTGGTCGCTATTTAGTGACCGATCTTGttagcgaccgatttagcgACCAAAATTATTTCGCATGGGTTAGATGGCCTTGGTTgaaaatcggtcgctaaataTTAGCGACCAACATCGGTCGCTATTCTGAATTTAGCGACCAAGGGTTTAACGACTACCAAAATCGGTTGCTAAATCGATCGCTATTCTAGTAATTTCTTTTAGTGGTTTATTTTAAGGATTAATACTATTActgttctattttaattcatgtattgatttcaatttcaaaaattatttttgttctttatcttatgaatctgggtggaacagaagtatgacctttattctatttgagttcttgtaaaacttgaaaaagctctttacctgaacaacaacttgaaaacatattctcctaaatcattaattatctggacttaatgggatacgtgacatataatcctcttatatttaggtaattaggatttctatggcatataaactagaattgaacttaaccctctaattggaCTCAAGTGATAAAGGAATTGGTggttgatgaaggttagaggagactaaaaagctttaagaaattagggtttagtccatatagtttgccatgaattgaaccttacatgattaaaatagttggtaagaaaagttaatccgaaaaataaatatctctgaaaccttaactgttttacTCATATATTCTTCACATCAATTTACTGCTTACTTTCTAAAtttctgaatttactgtttgATGCAATTGAACTATTaaaacaccattttctgtttgtctaactaagccaatcactcaatcattattacttgatccatcaatcctcgtgggatcgaccctcattcacttaaggtactacttggtacgacccggtgcacttgccagttagaTTGTGGGTTATAAATCCCGCACCAGTACTAAGCAATCAACTTTCTCATGCATTCACTCCTATCCTAAGGTcatctaacctaagttttcacaagacattatatattaaatacaagaaatcaaaaccataccttagtcGATTTCCCGTAAAACCTGGAACATCACAATTTGTCACCGTTTCACGACACCCAAGTTTCCAAAGTCTCACCAAAAGAGTCCAATACCAAGTCTCCAACACCACCAATTTGTTTCCAAAGTACACAATCCAATCTAATTTCACAAAATAACACTAAAATTATCATGGGATTCACTAATTAGATAACTTGAAAAAGATTAAACATTTCTCATCTTACCGACGGAAGTTTGGGACAAAATCCAGCAAATCCACAAAGCTAATTTACTCCTAATTAAATACCAAATTTCAACAAATTCTCAACACCAAAGTTCAACAATTTTTGAAACTAAGATGAGAAGATTTAGGTGAGAAAACTCAATTTTTGAAGAGGATTCCGAGACGAATGCGTGGCCGatgacggctcgtcaatcggaactCCAAATCAAAAGTTATGTGAGATTGAAATCTAGCCAAGAATTTTACATACCCCTTGCTCCCCTTCATCTATTTCCTAGCATGTTTCATTATGAAACAAGGTAGAAGAGCTGAAGCTTTTATTAATTGTGGGCTTGGGTTGGGACTTGAGCCCATTTTGGACCTGATTCGACTGGTTCGGTCTATTCAGCCCAATTTTGGgctaaattctttaaaattagtgtcaaaatttttattttaattaggtCTACCCcactaaactataaaatttcatttcctaatttcttagattaataattagtttattcgctaattatttactaatttctcAGATTTtacagagagagaaagagagacaaGGGAAGAAGAGGAGAAGCTAAGGGGTTCtggttttgagttttggccGTGTTaaggtttgattttttttagtaaatagtCATTCTTTATGCTGATTCAAAGATCATGCCACAACGATAAGTGTTGTTCGTGgaaaatagttaaattttagCCATGGTGATCATTTTCGTAACAAATATTAAACACACTCATTTAGTTTTACCACGATTTAGTATTTGTCGTTAAAGTTTCACAACTAATCCTTGTTTTGTAGTAGTAACAATAATGAAATCACTACAAACTTCTAATAGAATGAGAACGAACGCAATGGTGAGCGACAATGCGATGAAGAGGTTAAAGTGAGATTGGCAATAAAAGCAAACAAAGCAAGAGTTGTGTAGACGATGACAAGAGCGAGCAATCCAAGAATGAACAGATCAAAAGAGAAGGagacaataataaataatgaatatatccaaaaataagaaaaCGGTAACATACAATTCAGAAGAAGGGGAGGAGGTAGTAGTGATAAGTTGGATCGGTGACTCCTGGACAAACAAATCAAAAAAGAGCTGATGATGAAGTGATTAAGAGGGAAAGAAGAGATAATAAACACATTGATGAGAGACAGcaattattcaaaaattaatttgttatgtGTCGAAACTCCGTTTAAGAATTTGCTATTAACTATTAtattcctatatatatatataaagtatgatttgaattttcgacaaataattaaattggtGAACTAATAATTACTAGACTAACTTAAGTTTGACTATGAAAATTGACTTTCTATGCctttatttgttaaaattttcaCTATGAAAAAGAATTAACCTTTGTTGGTATATTTAGGAGTTGAATTAGATAGTAAATcccaaataatataatttgtaaaCCGCTCATTGTTGACCAATATTCATCGAggcaaccaaaaaaaaaaaaaggaaaatgttAAATTGTTACATCAAAGACAAAAGATCAGAAAATTCTATGCGAGAATATTTCATGACAATCATTCTAGGAAGGGAGAAGTAGTGGCTTACAGCGCAGAATAACGTGAAGGAAAAAACAAATCAAAGTCGTAACAAGATAAGGGAATTGCGGGAGTTTATTTTGGAATCTAGATGGATGGATCAAACTATAGCTACTTATTATAGCTAGCTGGTGGGGACTCATTTTAGCATATATATAACGAGTAATTATTGAGAGTTTCAATTTATTtgttcaattatttaatttttcaatatttaattgagtaaaaattaaaatatatttatttattttaaaaattattaaaaaaattaaaaattttaatttttacttaaaaaNNNNNNNNNNNNNNNNNNNNNNNNNNNNNNNNNNNNNNNNNNNNNNNNNNNNNNNNNNNNNNNNNNNNNNNNNNNNNNNNNNNNNNNNNNNNNNNNNNNNNNNNNNNNNNNNNNNNNNNNNATATTgaatataattaacaaaaagtAAACATAAATTctttatatcataaaaaatatataaaaatgtaaaaaaaaaagtaatatatataatataaatattatttgtctGTTTAACAGAAAAGATGGGACGGAAGCAATGATCATGACTCGCGTTAATTTTGCCAATGTTTGGCAGGGACAagataatcaaaatggccgaatgaGTGAAACCTTCCCATCCAATAAAATGTTTTGCTTTATTAGGAGTATTATTGGAACCAATAAACAACAATGTACACAAAGTTTTAAGAATTTAATGACGATGTATTACTAATATCATTCATGCTAATtgctaaaatctaaaaaaaaaatttgattattaaatcaattattcatataaaatatatattaaaatataaaataatattaaaaataataattatacaaatatttttaattatatNNNNNNNNNNNNNNNNNNNNNNNNNNNNNNNNNNNNNNNNNNNNNNNNNNNNNNNNNNNNNNNNNNNNNNNNNNNNNNNNNNNNNNNNNNNNNNNNNNNNNNNNNNNNNNNNNNNNNNNNNNNNNNNNNNNNNNNNNNNNNNNNNNNNNNNNNNNNNNNNNNNNNNNNNNNNNNNNNNNNNNNNNNNNNNNNNNNNNNNNNNNNNNNNNNNNNNNNNNNNNNNNNNNNNNNNNNNNNNNNNNNNNNNNNNNNNNNNNNNNNNNNNNNNNNNNNNNNNNNNNNNNNNNNNNNNNNNNNNNNNNNNNNNNNNNNNNNNNNNNNNNNNNNNNNNNNNNNNNNNNNNNNNNNNNNNNNNNNNNNNNNNNNNNNNNNNNNNNNNNNNNNNNNNNNNNNNNNNNNNNNNNNNNNNNNNNNNNNNNNNNNNNNNNNNNNNNNNNNNNNNNNNNNNNNNNNNNNNNNNNNNNNNNNNNNNNNNNNNNNNNNNNNNNNNNNNNNNNNNNNNNNNNNNNNNNNNNNNNNNNNNNNNNNNNNNNNNNNNNNNNNNNNNNNNNNNNNNNNNNNNNNNNNNNNNNNNNNNNNNNNNNNNNNNNNNNNNNNNNNNNNNNNNNNNNNNNNNNNNNNNNNNNNNNNNNNNNNNNNNNNNNNNNNNNNNNNNNNNNNNNNNNNNNNNNNNNNNNNNNNNNNNNNNNNNNNNNNNNNNNNNNNNNNNNNNNNNNNNNNNNNNNNNNNNNNNNNNNNNNNNNNNNNNNNNNNNNNNNNNNNNNNNNNNNNNNNNNNNNNNNNNNNNNNNNNNNNNNNNNNNNNNNNNNNNNNNNNNNNNNNNNNNNNNNNNNNNNNNNNNNNNNNNNNNNNNNNNNNNNNNNNNNNNNNNNNNNNNNNNNNNNNNNNNNNNNNNNNNNNNNNNNNNNNNNNNNNNNNNNNNNNNNNNNNNNNNNNNNNNNNNNNNNNNNNNNNNNNNNNNNNNNNNNNNNNNNNNNNNNNNNNNNNNNNNNNNNNNNATTACACATTATCAAgtgtgataataataatataacctTGTTTTTTTCATAGCACTTGAAGCCTTCCTAAAATAAGCTTCATCTTTGGAGATCTATCCCACCTTGTTCACGATAGATGAAGAGAACTAAGAGGAGCTACATACATATATAAGAAATTAACATGAGAGAGAGATATGGATCCTATCAGCTGTTAGCCAGTTATGAAGAAACCCAAGGtgatggaaaaaaaataaaaaacacaagaaaaagacttcaaacgggtaaaaaaatattaataaataattattctgcTTCAACTATCTGGAGCAGAATTACCTATAGTTGGAGAATATCTGTGATGTTCAACCAGATCAGAAACCTAGTTGAATAATCAATATTACCATGATCCTCCACCTAACATCCCACTCCAATATCCACTTGAATCCCCTTGTTGATGGACCTTGCTATTACTCTGATGATCAATTGCGTCGGCGTTAGAAACCTGATTCAAATCCTCAAATGGAAACAAAAGTCTCCCATTATTATTCCCACCACCACTTGTCTGAtcttgttgatgatgatgaaggcCTGCAAATCCACTCCCTACAATCCCAATCCCAATCCCATCCAAAGAGAAATTCAATCCTGCTGTCTTATTGAAATCCTGAAGAGCAAAAGTACTATTATTGTACAGCACTGTGTTTGGATCAGGTGGATGATGAGGCAAGAAAGAGTTCAAACCCAAACCCCCTCTTGAATTTGCTGAAGTGATCCCAGTAAGAAGCTCCATTGCTGAGAATTGAGTAGTAGAAGAGGGTGgtgtagtagtagtagtagtagtaacaGTACTAGtaatagttgaagaagaagaagaagaagaaagagtattattgttgttgttattgttttgTTGATGAACAACCAAATCAGACGGAAAAGCCAAGTTCAGATCTTGGCCTTGATGGACTACCTTACCAATAAGCTTAATGTTCTTGTTGGGTGAAGGCGGTGACggtgatgatgatattgaagtAGAAGATCTCTTGTTCTTTCTGGATCCACCACCAACAGGGATGTTCCTAAGGGACCCACCTTCAGTCCAGTACCTTCTACAAGTCTTGCAGAAGTACCTTGGTTGTGTAAGGCTGTAGTTGTTGTAGTAACAGAACTTTGTGTTTGTTGAATGGCACCTTGGACAGTTTAGGGCTTGCTCTTTCTGTGGCCTTGGTTTCTTGAtggtattgttgttgttattattctcTGATGCAAGATTATTAGAAGATGGTGGTTTTGATTGATGACATGATGATGTGTTTGTTCCCACAACTATCTCTTCTATTGGCTTCACCACAATCTCCTAGTTCACAAAAACACTAATTTGTTACTTCAATTGTTTCATGCATAGATAATAATTGAGACTTTCAGTTATGAATACTCATATTCCACTAATTTTAACCGTTAATCTTAATCCTAACATTTATATATACTTGAGATCAACGAGAACAACAGTAGTATAATTCCCTGAGACTTTTCCATTGAGCATAACTATGTTTAGAGTGGAGAAAAAAGATGAGAAACTTCTTGATGAATTTATCTTCTTTATGGAAAAAGGAgatcagaaaaagaaaaagcgaGAAAAAAGTGAAAGTAACATGTGTTAAAGACAAGTGATGGATATGAATAAATCGCAGTAGTTGCACCAGGGAGGCCAGAGTATAGTACCACGCACTactaatatatgtatataactttaataattttaaggaatcatcatcaaaataataTCATGGAGAAATATaatcaagaaattaaaagagaagaattatgaTTAAGCAAGCAAGTTGATTAGCTACTActgatgataattaatttaattacctGTGGCCACTGAGCTGTGTCCATGGATAGATGAAGAGATCGATATGAGGGattcaaagaaaaaaggagAGTACACTCTCtctgagaaagagaaagagaaagagaaagagagagaaatgaTGGTAGTGTTGGTAtggcttttgttttttttctcgAAAGGCGTTGCAGAAAAACGAAAAGGGGGAATGTTTTTTGGTGGGTCGGTGTGTTGAGCTAATAGCCTGTGAATGAATGAACGAATGGATCACCTTTGACAACTTTATCGATTTAATAGTGCGTATACTTTCATTATCATGATTCAATGGAAGAGCAACAATATGGGGCGGGTtctattatttaacttattttaattCTTCATCATGTCACACCGCatatactatataaaatttaaaaaaatgatacgTACAATTGACTCTATAATTTAATACTTGTGTCTTactcataataaaatataaacaacatAAAACAATTCAGTAAGGACCAATGCAGCAGatgtaaaaattttagaatgcTAACAGTTAATTattttagtctaataatttaataacatatttttattttatatttttaaatattaataattaattattaattgaaaataataaccTTTTAATATCAACAAAAACAATGATGTTATATGTATAAACATTTCTTTAACTAAATATAATCAAGTTGATTTAAACTTAAGAAAAACTACTCACGTAATATGTGCACatactttttattctttttcacattttttcttATTGACATAATACGGTAATTTtgtacataatatataaattattgttgCACAGCTCAAACTAttgctgttttttttttgtccttttaatttctatattaatttttattttttatctaataattttgtgTTAAATTCTGATGATATTTAATaccttaaatatattttattagttaggtgaatcaatattttaaaatataatcattcaaaattttttacaatagtcactacaaaatttttgtactgtatattaaaatttttttgtattcaatAGTTTTGTTgcatagttaaaaaaatatttttattgttgtttttttttctatactaattttttgtttttgatataaTAAATTTCTGTTGAATTTTGAtgatatttgatattttaaatataatttatttgttagaTAAGACAATATTATTCTAGAttcttaatcttttaaaaaaattgtgttgtgtataaaattttttatattatacactaaaatttatgtatttagtAGTTTTGCtgaacatatataaaaaaagaaaaaaagatgatgacgataatgataagaaagaaaaagagaaagaaaaaaataaaccaaaaaaaaaagaaaaaacaagtaTGCATACATAAATCATTCTATTTTGCACCATATTTATTAGTATTAACTatatattgatttaaaaaacaaaactaTTAATCACCTAAAAAATCCATCCATATCTATTCGTTTTAAATTCTATATTTTGTCTAACAATAGATGCtaaataatttgttttaaatGAGATATGATTACTTTTGAATTtgataactaattaaaatataaaaaaattagagactaataatttttaataatttttattattatttaattaatataaatattaaattatttttaataaataaattttattaatttatgtgtataaattataaaaaaatataaa encodes the following:
- the LOC107465965 gene encoding dof zinc finger protein DOF4.6 isoform X2 — protein: MDTAQWPQIVVKPIEEIVVGTNTSSCHQSKPPSSNNLASENNNNNNTIKKPRPQKEQALNCPRCHSTNTKFCYYNNYSLTQPRYFCKTCRRYWTEGGSLRNIPVGGGSRKNKRSSTSISSSPSPPSPNKNIKLIGKVVHQGQDLNLAFPSDLVVHQQNNNNNNNTLSSSSSSSTITSTVTTTTTTTPPSSTTQFSAMELLTGITSANSRGGLGLNSFLPHHPPDPNTVLYNNSTFALQDFNKTAGLNFSLDGIGIGIVGSGFAGLHHHQQDQTSGGGNNNGRLLFPFEDLNQVSNADAIDHQSNSKVHQQGDSSGYWSGMLGGGSW
- the LOC107465965 gene encoding dof zinc finger protein DOF4.6 isoform X1, with the protein product MDTAQWPQEIVVKPIEEIVVGTNTSSCHQSKPPSSNNLASENNNNNNTIKKPRPQKEQALNCPRCHSTNTKFCYYNNYSLTQPRYFCKTCRRYWTEGGSLRNIPVGGGSRKNKRSSTSISSSPSPPSPNKNIKLIGKVVHQGQDLNLAFPSDLVVHQQNNNNNNNTLSSSSSSSTITSTVTTTTTTTPPSSTTQFSAMELLTGITSANSRGGLGLNSFLPHHPPDPNTVLYNNSTFALQDFNKTAGLNFSLDGIGIGIVGSGFAGLHHHQQDQTSGGGNNNGRLLFPFEDLNQVSNADAIDHQSNSKVHQQGDSSGYWSGMLGGGSW